One Campylobacter concisus DNA segment encodes these proteins:
- a CDS encoding nuclease-related domain-containing protein, whose product MNIKSIFSKIFKGEQGEADVLEAIGKILNQKGYENYYLIPKASIDDPAGSSREIDLLLLHPALGIYVIEVKNWDDLEQLDENNPYEQVKIYQRMLLAKIESVLKKVPINVEYRVIFPSISKAETSKFYAKNPSYLNLKNHTFFRDDLIDESIFAKFF is encoded by the coding sequence ATGAACATAAAAAGCATTTTTAGTAAGATCTTTAAAGGTGAGCAGGGTGAGGCCGATGTGCTCGAGGCTATCGGTAAAATTTTAAACCAAAAGGGTTATGAAAACTACTATCTCATCCCAAAGGCAAGCATCGACGATCCTGCCGGCTCATCCAGAGAGATCGACCTACTTTTGCTCCATCCAGCACTTGGAATTTATGTCATCGAGGTGAAAAACTGGGACGATCTTGAGCAACTAGATGAAAATAACCCCTACGAGCAGGTAAAAATTTATCAAAGAATGCTTCTTGCAAAGATAGAGTCAGTGCTTAAAAAAGTGCCTATAAATGTCGAGTACAGGGTCATTTTCCCCTCTATTAGCAAGGCTGAGACTAGTAAATTTTATGCGAAAAATCCAAGCTATCTAAATTTAAAAAATCACACCTTTTTCAGGGACGATCTCATAGACGAGAGCATCTTTGCTAAATTTTTTTAA
- a CDS encoding protein-L-isoaspartate(D-aspartate) O-methyltransferase: MTQLEAIKCQNLASDIADEITLSPLLFDAISTTEREIFVPIPAHAYKLDAQPILGNQWISSPLTVAKMTMALECENVDNILEIGCGSGYQAAILSKLAHRIFSVERIEKLAMEAKKRFETLKIKNVHVRYDDGNNGWRSYAPFDRILLSAADDEISPNLFAQLKNGGILVAPMKKDGKQFIAKFRKDESGNLEKEFLDECLFVPLLEGRE, encoded by the coding sequence TTGACCCAATTAGAAGCGATAAAATGCCAAAATTTAGCTAGCGACATAGCCGATGAGATCACGCTCAGTCCGCTTTTGTTTGACGCGATATCAACAACCGAGCGTGAAATTTTCGTGCCTATCCCTGCGCATGCTTACAAGCTTGACGCGCAGCCGATACTGGGCAACCAGTGGATCAGCTCGCCACTAACGGTGGCAAAGATGACCATGGCGCTAGAGTGCGAAAATGTGGATAACATCCTAGAAATAGGCTGTGGCAGCGGCTATCAAGCAGCGATACTAAGCAAGCTCGCACATAGAATTTTTAGCGTCGAACGCATAGAAAAGCTAGCCATGGAGGCAAAAAAACGCTTCGAGACGCTAAAGATCAAAAACGTGCACGTAAGATATGATGATGGCAACAACGGCTGGCGAAGCTACGCGCCGTTTGATAGGATTTTACTCTCGGCTGCTGATGATGAGATCTCGCCAAATTTATTCGCTCAACTAAAAAATGGCGGCATCTTGGTCGCTCCGATGAAAAAAGATGGCAAGCAGTTTATCGCTAAATTTAGAAAAGATGAGAGTGGGAATTTAGAAAAAGAGTTTTTAGACGAGTGCCTTTTTGTGCCACTTCTTGAAGGCAGAGAGTAG
- a CDS encoding spore coat protein, producing MNLKQYVNEILKDRNDERVFSFEFDGQKFWLKRIEKTIEGGFLTKIFKPNPYKSFAAEIKKLEILNEANAPAPKLVLKSDEFFVIEDVGEPVARLFKYSNDEKFKHEILLKAARALAGLHALNFAHGRPALRDIAIKNDEVKFLDFESKFFSKDLELQKCRDLLVFIHELYRQKISNELVKEVIDEYINANGDEIYEHSLRLIVKFKSLYYLLKSFKFLDKKDLNAAISTFELLLPAAKSKITSR from the coding sequence ATGAATTTAAAACAATATGTAAATGAAATTTTAAAAGATCGTAACGATGAGCGTGTTTTTAGCTTTGAATTTGATGGGCAAAAATTTTGGTTAAAACGCATTGAAAAGACCATTGAAGGTGGCTTTTTAACTAAAATTTTTAAACCAAACCCTTATAAGTCATTTGCCGCTGAGATAAAAAAGCTTGAAATTTTAAACGAGGCAAATGCTCCTGCGCCAAAACTCGTGTTAAAAAGCGATGAATTTTTCGTTATAGAAGATGTTGGCGAGCCAGTTGCTAGACTATTTAAATATAGTAACGATGAAAAATTTAAACACGAAATTTTGCTAAAAGCAGCCCGCGCACTAGCTGGACTTCACGCTCTAAATTTTGCGCACGGACGCCCAGCACTTAGAGATATCGCCATAAAAAATGACGAGGTCAAATTTCTAGACTTTGAGTCAAAATTTTTTAGCAAAGACTTGGAGCTTCAAAAGTGCCGTGACCTACTAGTTTTCATCCACGAGCTCTACCGACAAAAAATTTCAAACGAGCTTGTAAAAGAGGTGATAGATGAGTACATTAATGCTAATGGCGACGAAATTTACGAGCACTCTTTGCGCTTAATAGTAAAATTTAAGTCACTTTACTACCTGCTAAAGTCGTTTAAATTTTTAGATAAAAAGGATCTAAACGCGGCTATTTCAACATTTGAGCTACTTTTACCAGCCGCAAAATCCAAAATCACATCCAGATAA
- a CDS encoding PepSY-associated TM helix domain-containing protein has protein sequence MLFKRNKIIFNIHLIIGLIATIPLLIMTLAAPFASYREEIKSVINEKYINLKPSEKPNLSLSEILAKAKSEIKFDTLENVQIGGENKAYSISVTKDKKLLNFFVDPRSGEVISEDWGEKTRMIILSLHRNLGLALLDSKVPANIGKQIVAISSIIMALLAISGLILYAPAIKRNLLNSLKIKPSAKGYACFYNLHTSLGTYVAILLVVMSLTGLYWSYGWVRNSVNSIFFELKPSQAQRAMPQRNLTPISDEKFKEIESAEQIFKENVTLELKSLTINVPENNQSTYTINYETAESQVGKLKLDASAGKIKENKLVSKAESIPEAKKAGRKVLSLHTGEMFGEVGQVVFAISCVIAVLLIITGFLMTIKRSKAL, from the coding sequence ATGCTTTTCAAGCGTAACAAAATCATTTTCAACATCCACCTAATAATCGGCCTAATCGCGACTATACCGCTACTTATCATGACACTTGCAGCACCATTTGCCTCTTATAGAGAGGAGATCAAGTCTGTGATAAATGAAAAATATATAAATTTAAAGCCTAGCGAAAAGCCAAATTTAAGCTTAAGCGAAATTCTCGCCAAGGCAAAAAGTGAGATCAAATTTGACACGCTTGAAAATGTACAAATCGGCGGTGAAAACAAAGCTTATAGCATCAGCGTCACTAAAGATAAAAAGCTCTTAAATTTCTTTGTCGATCCAAGAAGTGGCGAGGTGATCAGCGAGGACTGGGGCGAGAAAACTCGCATGATAATACTAAGCCTGCATAGAAATTTAGGCCTTGCCCTGCTTGATAGCAAAGTCCCAGCCAACATCGGCAAGCAAATAGTCGCCATTAGCTCGATCATCATGGCACTTCTTGCCATAAGCGGCCTCATCCTCTACGCCCCAGCGATCAAGCGAAATTTGCTAAATTCGCTCAAAATCAAGCCAAGTGCAAAGGGCTATGCCTGCTTTTACAACCTCCACACGAGCCTTGGCACATACGTGGCGATCCTGCTTGTCGTGATGTCGCTAACTGGCCTTTACTGGTCTTATGGCTGGGTCAGAAACAGCGTAAATAGCATATTTTTCGAGCTAAAGCCAAGCCAAGCGCAAAGAGCAATGCCACAAAGAAATTTGACCCCAATAAGCGATGAAAAATTTAAAGAGATCGAGTCTGCAGAGCAAATTTTTAAAGAAAATGTCACGCTAGAGCTAAAATCACTCACGATAAACGTGCCTGAAAACAACCAAAGCACCTACACGATAAACTACGAAACTGCCGAGAGTCAGGTAGGCAAACTAAAGCTTGACGCAAGCGCTGGCAAGATAAAAGAAAATAAGCTTGTTAGCAAGGCTGAAAGCATCCCAGAGGCTAAAAAGGCAGGTCGAAAAGTGCTTAGCTTGCACACTGGAGAGATGTTTGGCGAGGTCGGTCAGGTCGTCTTTGCCATCTCTTGCGTGATCGCCGTTTTACTAATAATAACTGGCTTTTTGATGACCATAAAAAGGAGCAAAGCACTCTAA
- a CDS encoding trans-sulfuration enzyme family protein: protein MKLDTLIVKGIEAKNNPNKAVVPPVFLASTFVQDDLENFQEFAYSRGNNPTKKAFDDIFAKVEGSKYAFSFGSGMAATAAALSLIKTGQKVLLNSNVYGGTYRYVTTVFESHGIKSEFIDDLNFLSEDDISDDVAAIFIETPSNPLLRVTDIARISKIAHKKGALVIVDNTFLTPYYQKVLEHGADIVVYSATKYIGGHADVIAGIVTLNDDALAEKIKFAKNTLGGIISPMDAYYLIRGLKTLSVRFDRQTQNTHKIIKFLEDSDAVSVVHFPGSYSEQEAKMQAAQASDIGALISFELDEKHDVNKFVKALEIFDLAVSLGGVESLICRPATMTHEAYPKELLDQIGIKQNLLRLAIGIENVDDLIADLDQAFKKAKR from the coding sequence ATGAAACTAGACACTCTTATCGTAAAAGGCATCGAAGCCAAAAACAACCCAAACAAAGCGGTCGTTCCGCCAGTATTTTTAGCTAGCACCTTCGTGCAAGATGACCTTGAAAATTTTCAAGAATTTGCCTACTCACGTGGCAACAACCCTACGAAAAAAGCCTTTGATGATATCTTTGCTAAAGTTGAAGGTAGCAAATACGCATTTAGCTTTGGCTCAGGCATGGCAGCAACAGCAGCCGCACTTAGTCTTATAAAAACAGGGCAAAAAGTCCTGCTAAATAGCAACGTCTATGGTGGTACTTATAGGTATGTCACGACTGTTTTTGAGAGTCACGGCATAAAGAGCGAATTTATAGATGATCTAAATTTTTTAAGCGAAGATGACATAAGCGACGACGTGGCAGCTATCTTCATCGAAACTCCCTCAAATCCTCTCTTAAGAGTGACTGATATCGCTAGAATTTCAAAGATCGCTCACAAAAAGGGCGCTCTAGTCATCGTGGATAATACATTTTTGACGCCTTACTATCAAAAAGTGCTTGAGCACGGAGCTGACATCGTGGTATATAGCGCCACAAAATATATCGGCGGACATGCTGACGTGATCGCTGGTATCGTCACGCTAAACGATGATGCTTTGGCTGAAAAGATAAAATTTGCCAAAAACACGCTTGGTGGCATCATCAGTCCGATGGATGCATACTACCTAATACGTGGGCTTAAAACACTCAGTGTTAGGTTTGACAGACAAACGCAAAATACCCATAAAATCATCAAATTTTTAGAGGATAGTGACGCCGTTAGCGTGGTGCATTTCCCTGGCTCATACAGCGAGCAAGAGGCAAAGATGCAAGCGGCTCAAGCAAGCGATATCGGCGCTCTTATCTCATTTGAGCTTGATGAAAAACATGATGTAAATAAATTTGTAAAAGCGCTAGAAATTTTTGATCTAGCAGTGAGTCTTGGTGGCGTAGAGAGCCTTATCTGCAGGCCTGCAACGATGACGCACGAGGCATATCCAAAAGAGTTGCTAGATCAGATCGGCATAAAGCAAAATTTGCTTCGCCTAGCCATCGGCATCGAAAACGTCGATGATCTAATAGCCGACCTTGATCAAGCATTTAAAAAAGCTAAAAGATAA
- the recJ gene encoding single-stranded-DNA-specific exonuclease RecJ, translating into MLTKEDIRNLLARRFCNDIHKKLSEIPTPSALKDIYKGANRIKEAIERNEHIAIVGDYDVDGVVSSVILAEFFDDLSVKNYLVKIPNRFKDGYGLNPEIIDELASDVSLIITVDNGISANEAASICKEKGIDLIITDHHMPPTVLPEAYAIINPKQEDCNFPNIEICGAEVAWYLVGALKDVCKLNYDMSKFLELLAIAIIADMMELRDMNRMLVRMGICKLNASKRSAFCVIKEFYGKDKFECDDISFLIAPLINSAGRMDDAMNSFNFLRAKSIEEAYNYLDTIIEFNNSRKEEERQLFECSLKDVKEDDEVIITWGEQWHEGVIGIVASRLAKHFAKPAIVFSIDKGRAKGSARSVGKLDILSLIASHEDLLTSYGGHKGAAGLTLAPENLEKFKEAINKSCSCLNMQECKSSDELLGDIMPSEIDFELLEILEFYEPYGQKNPRPVFKIENAVVKNERLIGRDQNHLKLILQKDNKTLEALFFNFTRHVRVGEMVDIIFCVSKNSFRGLVTPQLLIREIL; encoded by the coding sequence ATGTTAACTAAAGAGGATATTAGGAATTTACTAGCACGTAGATTTTGTAACGACATACACAAAAAACTTAGTGAAATTCCAACGCCAAGCGCCCTAAAGGATATCTACAAAGGCGCTAATCGCATCAAAGAGGCGATCGAGAGAAACGAGCATATCGCTATTGTTGGCGATTATGACGTTGATGGCGTGGTTTCAAGTGTGATTTTAGCCGAGTTTTTTGATGATCTTAGCGTAAAAAACTACCTAGTAAAGATCCCCAACCGCTTTAAGGACGGATACGGCTTAAACCCTGAGATCATCGATGAGCTTGCAAGCGATGTGAGTCTAATAATCACCGTCGATAACGGCATCTCAGCTAATGAGGCAGCTAGCATCTGCAAAGAAAAGGGCATCGATCTCATCATCACAGATCACCACATGCCACCAACCGTTCTGCCTGAAGCCTACGCCATAATCAATCCAAAACAAGAGGACTGCAACTTTCCAAATATCGAAATTTGCGGTGCTGAAGTGGCTTGGTATTTAGTTGGAGCGCTAAAGGATGTTTGCAAGCTAAACTACGATATGAGCAAGTTTTTAGAGCTTTTAGCCATCGCGATAATAGCTGATATGATGGAGCTAAGAGATATGAATAGGATGCTTGTTCGCATGGGTATTTGCAAGCTAAATGCCTCGAAGCGCTCGGCATTTTGCGTCATAAAAGAGTTTTACGGCAAGGATAAATTTGAGTGTGATGATATCAGCTTTCTTATAGCGCCTCTTATAAATTCAGCCGGACGCATGGATGATGCGATGAATTCATTTAACTTCTTGCGTGCAAAGAGCATCGAAGAGGCTTACAACTACCTTGATACGATCATTGAGTTTAACAACTCCAGAAAAGAGGAGGAGCGCCAACTCTTTGAGTGCTCGCTAAAGGACGTAAAAGAGGACGATGAGGTCATCATCACTTGGGGAGAGCAGTGGCATGAGGGTGTGATAGGCATTGTAGCTAGCCGCCTTGCGAAGCACTTTGCAAAGCCAGCTATCGTCTTTAGCATCGATAAAGGCCGCGCAAAAGGCAGTGCTAGAAGCGTTGGCAAGCTTGATATTTTATCGCTCATCGCAAGCCACGAAGATCTGCTAACAAGCTACGGCGGCCACAAAGGTGCAGCAGGGCTAACTCTTGCGCCTGAAAATTTGGAAAAATTTAAAGAGGCGATAAACAAAAGCTGCTCATGCCTAAATATGCAAGAGTGCAAAAGCTCAGATGAGCTACTTGGCGACATAATGCCAAGCGAGATCGACTTTGAGCTACTTGAAATTTTGGAATTTTATGAGCCGTATGGACAGAAAAATCCACGCCCAGTCTTTAAGATAGAAAATGCCGTCGTTAAAAACGAAAGGCTTATAGGCAGGGATCAAAACCACTTAAAACTAATCTTGCAAAAAGACAATAAAACGCTTGAGGCGCTATTTTTTAACTTCACAAGGCACGTTAGAGTGGGTGAGATGGTGGATATCATCTTTTGCGTGTCTAAAAATTCGTTCCGCGGGCTTGTTACGCCACAGCTTCTTATACGAGAAATTTTATAG
- a CDS encoding ribonucleotide-diphosphate reductase subunit beta, with translation MNRKRIYNPSSNENLTDRRVFNGNPHGILNFTKAKYEWALKLWDLMEANTWFPKEVDTTDDVRDYAYNLTEAEKRMYDLVWSQLISMDSFQTNNLADNINPYITAPEINAVLSRQAYEEANHSKSYAVMVEAICDNTDLIYEMEKHDDVLREKNDYISSVYEELAGEVTDEKLLLAMVANQILEGIYFYSGFTAIYALARAGKMLGSAQMIRFIQRDEITHLLLFQNMINSVRKERPDLFTPETEAKIYDMFEKAGNLEIKWGKYITQNQIMGFTDDIIEQYIHYLIDQRLVAIGLKRKYNVAHPIKWVDDFAKFNDQKSNFFEAKVTNYSKGSISFDDF, from the coding sequence ATGAACAGAAAACGCATTTACAACCCAAGTTCAAATGAAAATTTGACTGACAGAAGAGTCTTTAACGGCAACCCACACGGTATTTTAAATTTCACCAAGGCAAAATACGAGTGGGCGTTAAAGCTTTGGGACCTCATGGAGGCAAACACCTGGTTTCCAAAAGAGGTCGATACCACCGACGACGTGCGCGACTACGCCTACAACCTCACAGAGGCTGAAAAACGCATGTACGATCTCGTCTGGAGCCAGCTCATCTCGATGGATAGCTTCCAGACAAACAACCTAGCTGACAACATCAACCCTTACATCACCGCACCAGAGATCAACGCCGTGCTAAGCCGCCAAGCCTACGAAGAGGCAAACCACAGCAAGTCCTACGCTGTCATGGTCGAGGCGATCTGTGACAACACCGATCTCATCTACGAGATGGAGAAGCACGACGACGTCTTGCGCGAGAAAAACGACTACATATCAAGCGTCTACGAGGAGCTTGCAGGCGAAGTGACTGACGAGAAGCTACTTCTTGCGATGGTTGCGAACCAAATTTTAGAGGGCATTTATTTTTACAGCGGCTTTACAGCGATCTACGCTCTAGCTCGCGCTGGCAAGATGCTAGGCTCGGCGCAGATGATACGCTTCATCCAACGCGACGAGATCACGCACCTGCTTTTGTTTCAAAACATGATAAATTCAGTCCGCAAAGAGAGGCCTGACCTTTTCACGCCTGAGACTGAGGCGAAAATTTATGATATGTTTGAAAAAGCTGGAAATTTAGAGATAAAATGGGGCAAATATATCACCCAAAACCAGATAATGGGCTTTACAGACGACATAATCGAGCAGTATATCCACTATCTCATCGACCAACGCCTAGTTGCGATCGGCCTAAAACGCAAATACAACGTCGCTCATCCGATCAAATGGGTCGATGACTTTGCGAAATTTAACGACCAAAAGTCAAATTTCTTTGAAGCAAAGGTGACAAACTACAGCAAAGGAAGTATCAGCTTTGACGACTTTTAA
- a CDS encoding outer membrane beta-barrel protein produces the protein MKNCVLKSVLALSLAGSFALAQGGFVGVEGGYDFSSKLKDNDGLSFKDNRPNVGIKGGYDFDVARVYGGYFYHTEAKDNFNYTDNGVKHDVSIKWTTHKFVVGGDYTPAITDNFKLIAGLYTGVSVVNFKARLYTNTLKATYDTTKAGWLVGTRLGAEYSFDKNNALEFGIKADRSWYSTDEDFDNLKSTDIGAYLGYTYKF, from the coding sequence ATGAAAAATTGCGTTTTAAAAAGTGTTTTGGCACTTTCACTTGCTGGCTCATTTGCTTTAGCACAAGGTGGATTTGTCGGAGTTGAGGGCGGCTATGATTTTAGCTCAAAGCTAAAAGACAATGATGGTCTTAGTTTTAAGGATAACAGACCAAATGTTGGCATCAAAGGCGGTTATGACTTTGACGTAGCTAGAGTTTATGGTGGATACTTCTATCATACAGAGGCAAAAGATAACTTTAACTATACTGACAATGGCGTAAAACACGATGTTAGTATAAAATGGACAACACATAAATTTGTAGTAGGTGGTGACTATACTCCAGCTATAACAGATAACTTTAAGTTAATAGCAGGCTTATACACTGGCGTTTCAGTTGTAAATTTTAAAGCAAGACTTTATACAAATACACTTAAAGCGACTTATGATACAACAAAGGCTGGTTGGCTAGTTGGCACAAGACTTGGTGCAGAGTATAGCTTTGATAAAAATAATGCACTTGAATTTGGTATAAAAGCAGATAGATCTTGGTATAGCACTGATGAAGATTTTGATAACCTTAAATCAACAGATATCGGCGCTTACCTAGGCTACACATATAAATTTTAA
- a CDS encoding DIP1984 family protein: protein MKLAQALILRSDTQKRIEQLKVRLLSNAKTQENESPSEDPKLLLKELDKLTNELFRLICSINLTNSSAKFDGVSLTEMIAKKDALTLKANVLREFATSASQKVDLYSNSEIKILSTVDVAALQKQVDALSKEIRELEMKLQEANWSVDLVE, encoded by the coding sequence ATGAAACTAGCTCAGGCTCTCATCCTAAGATCTGACACGCAAAAGCGCATCGAACAGCTAAAAGTTAGGCTACTTAGCAATGCAAAAACGCAGGAAAATGAAAGTCCAAGCGAGGATCCAAAGCTTCTTTTAAAAGAGCTTGACAAGCTAACAAACGAGCTTTTTAGGCTCATTTGCTCTATAAATTTAACAAACTCGAGCGCTAAATTTGATGGCGTGAGCCTAACTGAGATGATCGCTAAAAAGGACGCTTTGACGCTAAAAGCAAACGTGCTTAGGGAGTTTGCAACAAGCGCTAGTCAAAAGGTCGATCTTTACTCAAATAGCGAGATCAAAATTTTAAGCACAGTTGATGTGGCAGCGCTTCAAAAGCAAGTGGATGCGCTTTCAAAAGAGATCAGAGAGCTTGAGATGAAGCTTCAGGAGGCAAACTGGTCGGTTGATCTAGTAGAGTAA
- a CDS encoding carbon-nitrogen hydrolase family protein has protein sequence MSENLNLISLTLKAKNATDRLEELANLVEAAPENSLLLASELCISGYDFDGFFAGANKAMLGGMIGSFDAMLLERLQEALSPDKFLGFTHLSSLNKSAGLAQISNLNPHQPKIYNEFLLLNSSNVFHSQFKAELFRPNLEHEIFAAGEVSDINAFDFRGLKLGVLICFELRDSRLWAKLRGCDIIMVPAMWGRAREEAYLSLCKALAIANNCYVMISSSLDLEVAGVFLPDGTLEQSAVFDANLIAQIKKNLGLL, from the coding sequence ATGAGTGAAAATTTAAACCTAATAAGCCTAACTTTAAAGGCAAAAAATGCAACAGATCGCCTAGAAGAGCTTGCAAATTTAGTTGAGGCTGCGCCTGAAAACTCTCTCCTGCTTGCAAGCGAGCTTTGCATCAGCGGCTACGACTTTGACGGCTTTTTTGCTGGGGCAAACAAAGCAATGCTTGGTGGCATGATAGGTAGCTTTGATGCGATGCTGCTTGAGCGCTTGCAAGAGGCACTTAGCCCAGATAAATTTCTTGGTTTTACGCACCTTAGCAGCCTAAACAAAAGCGCAGGGCTCGCTCAAATTTCAAATCTAAATCCGCACCAACCAAAAATTTATAACGAATTTTTACTTCTTAACTCAAGCAACGTCTTTCATTCGCAGTTTAAGGCTGAGCTTTTTAGGCCAAATTTAGAGCACGAGATCTTTGCTGCTGGCGAAGTGAGCGATATAAATGCTTTTGATTTTAGAGGGCTAAAGCTTGGCGTGCTGATATGCTTTGAGCTGCGTGATAGCAGGCTTTGGGCAAAGCTAAGAGGATGCGACATCATCATGGTGCCAGCCATGTGGGGCAGGGCCAGAGAAGAGGCCTACCTTAGCCTTTGCAAGGCGCTTGCGATCGCAAATAACTGCTACGTCATGATCTCAAGCTCGCTTGATCTTGAGGTCGCTGGGGTCTTTTTGCCAGATGGCACGCTAGAGCAAAGCGCAGTTTTTGACGCAAATTTGATAGCGCAGATAAAGAAAAATTTAGGGCTTTTATAA
- a CDS encoding DNA/RNA helicase domain-containing protein produces MLNFFNSSISTLPNKKEFLKISEMLVNQSRLKQKIIPIITKDEVMFFDHKQLSIMNGYTGGFRVIRGVAGTGKTMILANFVANRLERDENEKFLVLCFNKNLAQNIKSSFGDKFINKNIAVYPIISLLKRIEFDETKLGMDENTNISQKYQIYETDEAIAEFRAKFKAHLARHPIDYVLCDETQDMPAGFMRVIYEEIKDCIFFIDEAQKFYTYTMNNIADIFHHPKFERIDMRGRVKNLKNVYRTPSNIARCAFEILQKDSAINDYYKKSFYLNQDFISDIQCILQDGSIKVAELDEFAELKKCLKALPDGETSVVLSNSKVAVSAIKESVLPEGKNVEVLTIQSIKGLEAQNVIIHNFLPFLQTIYKNERELFYRKIYVLLTRSRENLYISLPKNLDENLPDEIRQVIEIIKKYASITQDLPPKNERAKEKQSLKLASIRPVLRGVKEVGELVVTGSQLFAIIAGLFA; encoded by the coding sequence TTGCTAAATTTTTTTAACTCCTCTATAAGCACGCTACCAAACAAAAAAGAGTTTCTTAAAATTTCAGAAATGCTTGTCAATCAAAGCAGGCTAAAACAAAAAATAATCCCGATAATCACGAAAGATGAGGTGATGTTTTTTGACCACAAGCAACTTAGTATTATGAATGGCTACACTGGTGGCTTTCGCGTGATCAGAGGCGTGGCTGGCACCGGCAAGACGATGATACTTGCAAATTTTGTCGCAAATAGGCTCGAGCGTGACGAAAATGAGAAATTTCTCGTGCTTTGCTTTAATAAAAATTTAGCCCAAAATATCAAATCAAGCTTTGGCGATAAATTTATAAACAAAAATATCGCCGTTTATCCGATCATCTCGCTGCTAAAACGCATAGAATTTGATGAAACAAAGCTTGGCATGGATGAAAATACAAATATCAGCCAAAAGTATCAAATTTATGAAACCGACGAGGCGATTGCCGAGTTTAGAGCTAAATTTAAAGCCCACCTTGCAAGGCATCCGATCGACTATGTCCTTTGCGACGAGACCCAGGATATGCCAGCTGGCTTTATGCGCGTCATCTACGAGGAGATAAAGGACTGTATATTTTTTATCGACGAGGCGCAGAAATTTTACACATACACGATGAACAATATCGCCGACATCTTTCACCATCCAAAATTTGAGCGTATCGACATGAGAGGGCGCGTGAAAAACCTAAAAAACGTCTACCGAACACCTTCAAATATTGCTAGGTGCGCATTTGAGATCTTGCAAAAGGACTCTGCGATAAACGACTACTACAAAAAGAGCTTTTATCTAAATCAAGACTTCATCTCAGACATCCAGTGTATCTTGCAAGATGGCAGTATAAAAGTGGCCGAGCTTGATGAATTTGCAGAGCTTAAAAAGTGTCTAAAAGCCTTACCAGATGGCGAAACAAGTGTTGTTTTAAGTAATAGCAAGGTCGCCGTAAGTGCCATAAAAGAGAGCGTCTTGCCAGAGGGTAAAAACGTAGAGGTTTTGACGATACAGTCCATTAAAGGCCTTGAGGCGCAAAATGTCATCATCCACAACTTTTTGCCGTTTTTGCAGACCATATATAAAAATGAAAGGGAGCTTTTTTATAGAAAAATTTACGTCTTACTGACTAGAAGCCGTGAAAATTTATATATCTCGCTACCTAAAAATTTGGATGAAAATTTGCCAGATGAGATAAGACAGGTGATAGAGATCATCAAAAAATACGCAAGCATCACGCAAGACTTGCCGCCGAAAAATGAACGAGCAAAAGAAAAACAAAGCCTAAAACTAGCCTCTATAAGGCCAGTTTTAAGGGGTGTAAAAGAGGTTGGTGAGCTAGTGGTGACAGGCAGTCAGCTCTTTGCCATCATAGCTGGACTCTTTGCATAG
- the tpx gene encoding thiol peroxidase, with amino-acid sequence MATTKFKGSDVNLSGNELFVGSYAPEARVVAQDLSEFSVGGNNGIEVLVCLPSLDTGVCAAEARKFNEKVAEKHGVKLSIISNDLPFAMGRFCTTEDIANLRVGSDFRYGEFAQNYGMLMSDGALKGLLARAVFVIKDGVIIHKQIVPEVTQEPNYDAVFDAIKQSGGCGCGCGCH; translated from the coding sequence ATGGCAACTACAAAATTTAAAGGTAGCGATGTAAATTTAAGCGGAAATGAGCTATTTGTCGGCTCTTATGCGCCTGAAGCCAGAGTCGTAGCGCAAGATCTTAGCGAATTTAGCGTGGGTGGAAACAACGGCATCGAGGTGCTTGTCTGCTTACCATCACTTGATACTGGCGTTTGCGCGGCTGAGGCTCGTAAATTTAACGAAAAAGTAGCTGAAAAACACGGCGTAAAGCTTAGCATCATCTCAAACGACCTGCCATTTGCGATGGGGAGATTTTGCACGACTGAGGACATAGCAAACCTGCGTGTGGGAAGCGATTTTAGATACGGCGAATTTGCCCAAAACTACGGCATGCTGATGAGTGACGGGGCGCTAAAAGGCTTGCTTGCAAGAGCGGTCTTTGTCATCAAAGATGGCGTCATCATCCACAAGCAAATCGTCCCCGAAGTGACCCAGGAGCCAAACTACGACGCAGTTTTTGACGCGATAAAACAAAGCGGCGGATGTGGTTGTGGTTGTGGCTGCCATTAA